GTGAGTGCGGCGGGCAAATCCAGCGCACCAGGCTAGGATTCCGGACGTTCGGTCGGCAGGCAGGAGAGCCAGTGGTCGGGAAAGCGCGCTGCGCAGGGGGTGCTCTGTGACGGCATCCTCAGCTGAGTTGCCTCCGGAACCCCAGGAGGTGGTCGGCCCGCTCACGCGCGCGGCGATCTTCCTGGTGGTCCGTGTGAACCCCGGCGGGGAGTCCGTGGCGAAGGACCTGCTGGCCGATTTGGCCGGGTTGCAGCGTTCCGTCGGGTTCCGGTCGCTGGACGGCGGGCTCACGTGCGTGGCCGGCATCAGCTCGTCGGCGTGGGACCGGATCTACGGCTCGCCGAAGCCGGCGGAACTGCACGACCTGCCGGTGTTCGCCGGGGACAAGCACACCAGCGTGACGACCAAGGCCGACCTGCTGTTCCACCTGCGGGCCGAGCGCATGGACCTGTGCTTCGAGCTCGAGTCGCTGATCATGGCGCGGCTCGAGGGCGTGGTCACGGTCGTCGACGAGGTGCAGGGCTTCCGTTACTTCGACGCGCGTGACGTGCTCGGGTTCGTCGACGGCACCGAGAACCCGACCGGCCGCGGCGCCGTCGAGGCCGTGCTGGTCGACGACGACGAGGCGTTCAACGGCGGCAGCTACGTGATCGTGCAGAAATACCTGCACGACATGACGGCGTGGAACAAGCTGACCACCGAGCAGCAGGAGCTGGTGATCGGCCGGCGCAAACTGTCCGATGTGGAGCTGTCGGACGACGAGAAGCCCGCCGACTCGCACATCGCGCTCAACGTGATCGAAGACGAAGACGGCAACGAGCTCGACATCCTGCGTGACAACATGCCCTTCGGGCGCCCTGCGTACGGCGAGTTCGGCACGTACTTCATCGGCTACGCCAAGACGCCCTCGATCATCGAGAAGATGCTGGAGAACATGTTCGTCGGCTCGCCGCCCGGCAACACCGACCGCATCCTCGACTTCTCGACGCCGCTCACGGGTGCGTTGTTCTACGTACCCACGGCGGAGTTCCTGGAAGGCCCGATCGTCGAGAGCGACGCGTCGGATGAGTCCGAGCCCTCGTCACTCAAGCCCCAGTCCCCGGCACCCAAGCCCGGCACCTCGCTGGGCATCGGCAGCCTGCGAAGGAGTCCCCGGTCATGAACAACCTGCATCGCGAACTCGCCCCGATCTCCGACGTCGCCTGGTCGGACCTCGAGGACGAGGCCCGGCGCACGTTCGCCGAGTTCGCGTCGGCGCGCAAGGTGGTCGACGTGGTCGTGGTCGACGACGCGACCCTGTCCGCCGTGGGCACGGGGCACGTCGAGGGTGTCGAGAGCCCGCTGGCCGGCGTGACCACGAGGCTTCGCACGGCGCAGCGGATCGTGGACCTGAAGGTGCCCTTCACCGTCACGCGCGAGGCCGTCGACTCCGTGGAGTGGGGCGCGAAGGACCCGGACTGGCAGCCGGTGAAGGACGCCGCGCAGGCCATCGCGTACGCCGAGGACCGCATCGTGTTCGACGGCTTCGCCGGCGCCGGCATCGCGGGCATCCGACCGGCGTCTTCGCTGAGCCCGGTCGCGCTGCCCGGTGAGGCGAGCGCGTATCCGAAGGCGATCGGCGACGCGCTGGCGAAGCTGCGTTCGGCCGGCGTCGCGGGGCCGTACTCGGTGCTGCTGAGCAACGCCGCGTACACCGCCGCGATCGAGGCGGCCGACCACGGTTACCCGGTGCTGGAGCACCTGAAGCAGATCGTGGACGGGGACCTGATCCTGACGCCGGCGATCGAGGGCGCGTGCGTGCTCACGACCCGCGGCGGCGACTACGAGCTGCACTTCGGGCAGGACCTGTCGATCGGCTACACGAGCCACGACGCCGACAGCGTGCAGCTGTACTTCCGCGAGACGCTGACGTTCCTGGTCAACACGGCCGAAGCCGCGGTCGGCCTGACTGCTTGAGTTCGACCGGGGAAGCCGCCCTCGTGTGGGCGGCTTCCCCTTTTCGCTTCAGAGCTTTTCGGCCGCTTCGTAGAGGTTCTTCGCGTCCGCCCCGAGCGTGGCGCCTTCGAGGCTGAGGGTCTTGGACTCGCCGGTGGTCTCGTCGTAGTCGAGTTCGCCGCGGCTGGTGACCGAGAAGATCTCGCCGTCACCGGTCCAGCGGTTGAAGCCGTCGAACCACGGGCCGCCGCTGGAACCGCCGGCCATGTCGCACGTGGACATCCAGTGGTCGAACCCGGCCGGGTCCTGGTGCGCGGGCAGGTCGCACCACATCAGCGCTTCCCCGAAGTACGCCTTCGAACCGGCGTACCCGACGATCGCGGCCTGCGTGGTTCCCTTGTGGTCGAAGGAAATCCGCTGTGTGCCCGCGACCTGGGCGATGTGGTGGCCCTGCTGCTGGTCGAGCACGACCATGGCCACGTCGGGTTCGCTGCCCGTGGTATAGGAGTGGCGGAAGGCGAGCGCGCGCGTCGCGAACACCCCGTGCAAGCGGCGGCCCTGGTCGTAGCCGGGCACGAACACGGAGTTCTTGATCGGGATCACCTGGTCCTCGCGGTTCTGCCCGGCGTACGCGCAGTGCCCGGCCGTCACGAGGACGTCGCCGCTCGTGCTCGGCACGGCGGTCGCGGTGCACCAGCTGTCCTGCGGCGCCTCGCCGGGCGAGACCTCGGTGAAGAACAGCCGCCCGACGCCCTGCGGCTCCGGCCCGGCCCAGCGCTTCGCCACCTGCTCCACGCGGTCGATCGTGTCGGCTCCGGCGGCCTTCATCTTCTCGGGCGTCCAGTACGCGAGCGCGGCCGCGCGGTCGGCGGTGCTGAAGGCGGTCACATCGTTCTCACCGGCGGCCGAGGCGGTGGTGGTCGCCGTGGCGGCTGCGGCCACCACCGCGGCGAGGGTCACCAGGGTGCGGCGGATCGTCAAGATCGTCATGATCAGGAGACGGCCGGGGCTGCGGGCGGTTCCGACTCGGTCCGGTGAATTGCCCGGTCGTGCTAAGCCGGGGTGCCGCCGAGGGCGTCGAGGATCTTCTCGCACGTCGCGGTGAAGCGGGCGGCTTCGGTGGGCGAGACGACGTCGAAGAAGAGCTTGCGGACCTGCGCCACGTGGGCGGGGGCGGCGTCGACGATGGCCTGGTGCCCGGCGGGCGTGAGGCAGAACTCGGGGGAGCGCGCGTTGTCCGTGGGTTCGCGGCAGACGAGGCCACGGTGCTCCATGCGCTTGAGGTGGTGGGAGAGCCGGCTTTTCTCCCAGTCGGTGGATTCGACGAGTTCGTACGCGCGCATGCGCTCGTCCGGGGCTTCCGACAGGGT
The sequence above is a segment of the Amycolatopsis sp. 2-15 genome. Coding sequences within it:
- a CDS encoding Dyp-type peroxidase; protein product: MPPEPQEVVGPLTRAAIFLVVRVNPGGESVAKDLLADLAGLQRSVGFRSLDGGLTCVAGISSSAWDRIYGSPKPAELHDLPVFAGDKHTSVTTKADLLFHLRAERMDLCFELESLIMARLEGVVTVVDEVQGFRYFDARDVLGFVDGTENPTGRGAVEAVLVDDDEAFNGGSYVIVQKYLHDMTAWNKLTTEQQELVIGRRKLSDVELSDDEKPADSHIALNVIEDEDGNELDILRDNMPFGRPAYGEFGTYFIGYAKTPSIIEKMLENMFVGSPPGNTDRILDFSTPLTGALFYVPTAEFLEGPIVESDASDESEPSSLKPQSPAPKPGTSLGIGSLRRSPRS
- a CDS encoding family 1 encapsulin nanocompartment shell protein encodes the protein MNNLHRELAPISDVAWSDLEDEARRTFAEFASARKVVDVVVVDDATLSAVGTGHVEGVESPLAGVTTRLRTAQRIVDLKVPFTVTREAVDSVEWGAKDPDWQPVKDAAQAIAYAEDRIVFDGFAGAGIAGIRPASSLSPVALPGEASAYPKAIGDALAKLRSAGVAGPYSVLLSNAAYTAAIEAADHGYPVLEHLKQIVDGDLILTPAIEGACVLTTRGGDYELHFGQDLSIGYTSHDADSVQLYFRETLTFLVNTAEAAVGLTA
- a CDS encoding trypsin-like serine peptidase, which encodes MTILTIRRTLVTLAAVVAAAATATTTASAAGENDVTAFSTADRAAALAYWTPEKMKAAGADTIDRVEQVAKRWAGPEPQGVGRLFFTEVSPGEAPQDSWCTATAVPSTSGDVLVTAGHCAYAGQNREDQVIPIKNSVFVPGYDQGRRLHGVFATRALAFRHSYTTGSEPDVAMVVLDQQQGHHIAQVAGTQRISFDHKGTTQAAIVGYAGSKAYFGEALMWCDLPAHQDPAGFDHWMSTCDMAGGSSGGPWFDGFNRWTGDGEIFSVTSRGELDYDETTGESKTLSLEGATLGADAKNLYEAAEKL
- a CDS encoding MarR family winged helix-turn-helix transcriptional regulator gives rise to the protein MKEQRWLGDGEQRAWRAFLEMSRRLDHALTRHLQDEFGLSGADYTILVTLSEAPDERMRAYELVESTDWEKSRLSHHLKRMEHRGLVCREPTDNARSPEFCLTPAGHQAIVDAAPAHVAQVRKLFFDVVSPTEAARFTATCEKILDALGGTPA